The Sorangiineae bacterium MSr11367 genome window below encodes:
- a CDS encoding pirin family protein, translating to MARPILAVRPLGFPWETPDPFLFCVHHRDAYPAGNEHMGPAASLAGRNLGQDFELKDGWRMYHGDTVPGFPQHPHRGFETVTIARQGYIDHSDSLGAAARFGPGDVQWLTAGEGVVHSEMFPLIHRDAPNTVELFQIWLNLPGEDKLAPPHFSMLWNSDVPRAPFVDGAGRTTEVTMVAGTLDGKRPPSPPSRSWASRPDTDVAIWCIRMEPRATWTLPRAAHPAAVRQLYFFEGDTFRVADDVVDRHAAIRLDAGADVSLAAGEMPCEMLLLQGRPIAEPVVQYGPFVMNTRAEIERAIQDYQRTQFGGWPWPKNDPVHARDAGRFARHVDGRIDKPTR from the coding sequence ATGGCCCGACCCATTCTTGCCGTCCGTCCCCTGGGGTTTCCCTGGGAGACACCGGATCCTTTTCTCTTTTGCGTCCATCACCGTGATGCCTACCCCGCGGGCAACGAGCACATGGGGCCCGCGGCGTCGCTCGCCGGGCGCAACCTGGGCCAGGATTTCGAGCTCAAAGATGGCTGGCGCATGTACCACGGGGATACCGTGCCGGGCTTTCCGCAGCACCCGCACCGTGGCTTCGAGACGGTCACCATCGCGCGGCAAGGCTACATCGATCACTCCGATTCGTTGGGTGCCGCGGCGCGCTTCGGCCCGGGCGATGTGCAGTGGCTCACCGCGGGGGAAGGCGTCGTGCACTCGGAGATGTTTCCACTGATCCATCGCGATGCGCCGAATACGGTGGAGTTGTTCCAGATTTGGCTGAACCTCCCCGGCGAGGACAAGCTCGCGCCGCCGCATTTCTCCATGCTGTGGAACAGCGACGTGCCGCGCGCGCCCTTCGTCGACGGCGCAGGCCGCACCACAGAGGTCACCATGGTCGCGGGCACGCTCGACGGCAAGCGCCCGCCGTCACCGCCCTCGCGCTCCTGGGCCTCACGGCCCGATACCGACGTGGCCATTTGGTGCATCCGCATGGAGCCTCGGGCCACGTGGACCTTGCCGCGTGCGGCGCATCCCGCGGCCGTGCGGCAGCTCTATTTTTTCGAGGGCGATACCTTCCGCGTCGCGGACGACGTCGTCGATCGGCATGCGGCCATTCGGCTCGACGCGGGCGCCGACGTTTCGCTCGCCGCGGGCGAGATGCCGTGCGAAATGCTCCTTCTTCAGGGCCGGCCCATCGCCGAGCCGGTGGTGCAGTACGGCCCTTTCGTGATGAACACGCGCGCCGAAATCGAGCGGGCCATCCAAGACTACCAGCGGACGCAATTCGGTGGATGGCCCTGGCCCAAGAACGATCCCGTTCACGCGCGCGACGCCGGGCGCTTCGCACGCCACGTCGACGGCCGCATCGACAAGCCGACTCGCTGA
- the thpR gene encoding RNA 2',3'-cyclic phosphodiesterase has product MRAFVALDLDPGTRARFAESLADLRASPSSRSLRCVDPEQMHLTVKFLGDISQEQADAVARAMQTLATEAAPRIHGATFTGFPQPGRARVLAFELTDDGRSARLASLVEDALAPLGFPRETRPFRPHVTLARCRQPIDARTFSVAPIALDAAWAGLTLYQSHLTPPPPRYEPIHRLSLGPPRLTPAWD; this is encoded by the coding sequence ATGCGCGCCTTCGTTGCGCTCGACCTGGATCCGGGCACGCGGGCTCGTTTCGCCGAGTCCCTCGCGGACCTGCGTGCATCGCCTTCGTCGCGGAGCCTGCGCTGCGTCGATCCCGAGCAGATGCACCTCACCGTGAAATTCCTGGGCGACATTTCGCAGGAGCAGGCCGACGCCGTCGCCCGGGCGATGCAAACGCTGGCCACCGAAGCGGCGCCGCGCATTCACGGCGCCACCTTCACCGGCTTTCCGCAACCGGGGCGCGCCCGCGTGCTCGCCTTCGAGCTCACCGACGATGGCCGCTCGGCGCGCCTCGCCTCCCTCGTGGAGGACGCGCTCGCGCCGCTCGGCTTTCCGCGGGAGACCCGCCCGTTTCGTCCCCACGTCACCCTGGCGCGGTGCCGGCAACCCATCGATGCCCGCACCTTCAGCGTTGCGCCAATCGCACTGGATGCGGCGTGGGCCGGGCTCACGCTCTACCAGAGCCACCTCACACCGCCGCCGCCTCGTTACGAGCCGATCCATCGACTCTCACTCGGGCCCCCTCGCCTCACGCCCGCTTGGGACTAG